The sequence below is a genomic window from Glycine max cultivar Williams 82 chromosome 20, Glycine_max_v4.0, whole genome shotgun sequence.
tgtgcatgtacttcatgctttacatgcctcatgacacctaagcacacgtagtggagaatcttgaacttgatcttggattagtgggttgaaccatagctgaaattcactatggtggtgagcttgttcttaaCTCATCTTcaccttgaagtggcgtctccgatcacctttcctccttctccattttgttgccattgatcttcaagaagcaaagaactccattgatgaagaagatcaaaGGCCTACAAACTcgacatggagctacatcagctAGTGCAAATGAAGGGGACGTTCTATCCAGAACTAGTCAAGGTATTCTACACATGTACTCGTGCTGACCTTGAAGGTAATATTTTCTCTACTATTAATGGAGTAGATATGTTCATACATGTTGTTGTGTGGAAGGAAGTTGTTGGTCTGGACATGGGTAGAGTCCACAAGTTTGATGAAACTACAAATGGCTACCACAAGATGCAAAACTACAAAGGAATGCTTCTTGATCCTACAAGGAGATTGAGAAATCGCCTTAGAGTTGGTGGATTAACTGTTGAAGATAGGATGCTGGTTTACCTCATCACTTACATTCTCACACCAAGGTCAAGCAATCATGCTTAGGTAACCAATGATGATCTGCAAATTGTCTATGGTCTGAAATCAGGAATTCAGATGAATTAGGTAGTGCTGATTGAAGACATCATGCTCAAATGTCATTGATTTATGAACTATAAGTTTCCATATGTTGTGTTTGCCTCTAGATTCATTGATTATTTTAAGGTTGATTTTTCTAATGAGATTGTAGATTACACTAAAGACTCTAGTGAGATAACTGAAAGGCATCTCAAGAAGCTTGGTATGAGGTATGTTGATCATGAATGGATAATGGCTAGAAAGCTTGTTGCTGGAAACATTGAAGAAATGGAAGAAGATGATAAAGATGAAGCTCAACATGAGCCTACACCTCAATGGAGTCTTTTTGAATCCCTCATGATTCAGAAGATGGATGTCGTGCTTCACCTCTATCAAGAGCACTTAGACGAAGTTCATAGTTCCTTAGAGAATATTAATTCTAGGCTGGAAAACTTAGAAACTAGGCTCAGCCTTAGCAACCTTCATAACCATAATGAGGATGATGCTTAGTTGTGTTTTAGTGTTTGTTTCTGTTGTTTCATTGTCATTTctgttttgtttgttgttaaTCTTGTTTCTCTGGTCAGTTGTTATGTTTTTGTGATAGTTGTACTTTTTTTAATGATGGTTATAATGTtttaatatgaatgaaatgtCAACTATTCTTTCCCTTGTTCACATTTTATGTTGTTTGCTTTATCTTTATGTTGTTTGTGACCTTTTGGCCTTGTTATgccaaaagggggagaaaaaatTGCATTGTCATTGCATTGACACATACATACATTcctattcattcattcattcgaCCACTCTACTATGATGATGATATGACATGATTTGACACTTCTCTTAGCTATAGTGTTTAGTAAATTTTAGGTGGTGTCTCACGAGAATTCTCTACTCTCAAGCATCTCCAAATGCACTCAATGGCAATAaagtttggcatcatcaaagccaaaaaagggagattgttagaaatagggggagcaacatgaagatAAGCTATGAAGAGTTTTgacttttacatgcccaactccttattgagtgacatttgtattggttgttcctttttattcttaatttgtttGTATGCACATCATGCATTATCATATATAAGTAGGAAGACAGTTTATAAGGTAAGAAACATCTTCAATGCTATATAACTATTTGTTccaatcgattaccattgtctataattgattacaaaaaTCTTTGAGAAACTTGCAGAGAGATCATAGTTCTGGTTTCATCAATTACCATATAttcgtaatcgattactcaGTTCTTTTGAGACCATGTATGTTTTCATGGGTCTCTGGTTTAATTGATTATGAGGATATAGTAATCGATAACATAGTTCTTGAAAATGTTCACAGAAGTGATCAaaaacactttaatcaattaaatcaagattgtaatcaattacattgttcttgaatgTTTTCCAAGTTtggggaagaacactttaatcaattaaaaagataatctaaTCAATTATTCTCTggagataatcgattacattgccaatttaatcgattataggtgattataattgttttctctatatataCCCAACTTGTGTTCTCACTTTCAACAACGAGCTTTGAATGATCTTTTACAACTCAAATCTTCAATTTTCGTTTCTTGAAGCTTTCAAAGGAAAAGTGAGTTGTAAACACATTTGAGATCAAAAGAAGTTTATTCAATCAAGCCTTTTGTTCTTGCAGTTGAATGTAAAGGTTCTATCTCTCCTTGGCTCTATATCATATGATTTTACATATTGTTACTGCATGTGCAAGAGTCTTTACAGCATGTTAGAATAGGTGTTTCTAGTTTGAAGCTAAGAGTCGGTTTCTCTTAGGCTTAgattcacaaaggaccctagggttgggtgcctaagtttcattttctaggtagaatttaaaattgtttgtgattgcttgtaaaaATCACATTGcatagttaaaatttaattcgGGTTGAATTAGATAATTGGAATAGTTTCTctagaaatagagagtgaaccaatataaatcttgttGTCTATCTTCTCTTTAACTTTCATCTCTCTCTATTGCATTCTTTATCAATTTGCTAAGTTTCAAAGATATTTCAAATTGATGCCCTTTGACAAAAAGGATATTATGTTCGAGTGATTGATTCAATATTGGTTTTAACAGAAAATTATGATACGATCCTTGTgaagaaaaagtttttaaaactatacttttcttttgatttgattttaaaactGTGTTCGTGGAGGAGCTCACGGAGGATCATCACCGTGAAAAAGGTTCTACCAAACCTGGTAAGAACAATTACCAAATAGGGgtagattttgaaaaaataaccgTTTAGGGGTAAATCGTAAATGGAATCACAACTTTATGCACAGAAATTGTAAATAGGtctatgacttttgaatttcttaaaaaaaaattctcacaaAAGTCGTAAACATTGGTGCAAGAGAAtacatgaattatttagaagTCGTAGAACTAATTATTATGACTTTTGCATTCAAAATCGTCTCCCTTTACGATTTATCCTTGACCGGATATTTATTCAAAATGTGTCCCCATCTaataattttgagaaaaaaatcccCTAATAGTAAAAAAGCCCTATACTCTATTTTCAatgaacaatttttaaaatgtgacCTGATATAAATATGCCACGCTTATTGCCTACGAGTAAAAACCATGGCATATCTCATGTTCCAACCATTGACCGTGGAAAAAGAATGTGATCTaaagctaaaaatgataaagTGAAGTGGTCACCATAGTCATATGACACATGTACAATGTTATACATGAGGTATCTAATCTTAATTGTTGACATAAAAATATGAAGTTAAGTAACTTTAGAAAGTACAAGAAAATGATACcaactaaatatatatagttatatacatGGTCAGGCAAAAGAAGATCAGCATAGTAGACAATGACAAAGTTTGATTATTATAACCTACCTAAAACTTGACTAACTTGCATTTTAAACTTTAATGTCACAGTGATATTTGTGACATTTAGGCAATGGTACTAGCtttgaagaaaacaaatttgTGCATAATGATATTTGTTAAATGACAAAGTGAGTCAAATGTAGAGCAATAGTACTAGCTTTGaagaaaataatgtataaaaaaaaagtattgtcTGTTGTTcctaagcaattttttttttcaaatctgtTTATTGCATTTGATATATTTTGCCTTTTAGGCAATGAAGATTAACTGAGCTTAAGGCTAAAATCTTTTAAGAAAtagcaaaaatataaaaggtaagaatagtgatcatcaatttgTCCAATATATCAATCCATTGATCCACCGTTAACCAACCTAGTCCAAGTTGTCAAATTCAAAAGAATCAACTCACCAAAAGGTTTTTCGTGGGATTACAACTAagacttaattaaaatacatcCAGCAACCAAACTGAGAAAAATCTAAGAGAAAAATTCAAGACCAATTAATCATCTCATAAAATCATATCTgtaatcaaacagaacataacAGAACCCAGTTGCCTTCACACATGCATTCATCCACACAACCACAGTTTAGTAGTTCAAATGGACAGTGATCCTGAGCAGTGTCTCAGCACCATCAGTGGAGACTTGCCCTGGTGGGATAAGAGGTCTCAGCTCAGCAAACCCCTTTGCATTCTTGAACTTCCCTGTGCCCCCTAAAACAGACAACTGTGACATGCTGCTTCCTATCTTGTACAAGCCATAGAAGTTCAAGCTATCACCATACTCGCCTTCTTCGAAAAGCGCTGTGAATGCCATCATCTGCCTAGTCCCATCTGAAGAACTTGCTACATACACCCCTTGAGCCTTCCCAACTACTTGTGACCCCAACTCAATTTGAGAGGTCAACACATCATCAATCACAGTGATTGTGCCAAAACCAAGCCCCAACCCATCAGGCCCTATCTCTAACTGTGCattgttttggttgttgttgtttggtGCAAAGGTGGTGCCGGCCAAACCGGTGCCTAATGGAATTCCAGTGACACCATTCACTTTAGGAATGGCACCATTGGCATTGGGGATGGGAATTCCACCTTGTGGGGTATTGAATCCTACTGGGGTGGCAAATGGCACTTGGCCACTGTATATGCTGCCTAGTAACCCTGTCACCGGGCGTGCTGTTGGGTTACTGCCACCAAGAATGTCATGCATGTACAACTCAACTATATTTATGGGTTCTGTGTCTGCCATGCACATTGGCATTGTCATAAGTGCAAAGGCAAGCAACATTGCAACACCGAAAACAGTAGCCGATGATCCCAAAGACATGTTTTGTGCTTAATTTGTTTTCGGTCAAGGGTTAAGGAGAATAGAATGGTAATTTGGATTGAGTGAAATGGAATTCAACTCTTGGTCTTATATAGTAAGGAATGCAGTGTGTGTGTTGGAGTGGTTGAGACATGGGTGATAATGAAGTTGTTAATACTATAACAGATTAGTTGTGCCTTGAGCAAATTAGATGAGCCGATTTTATGTTTGGTTGCATTTTTTAGATATGGAATGGATTAAAGTAACcgttcaattttttcttctttcaagtGTTTTCTCATATGCTCCTATTTTTTTCGCACATGCTCCTATTTTTTTCGCACATGCATTTTTTAGATATGGAATGGATTAAAGTAACcgttcaattttttcttctttcaagtGTTTTCTCATATGCTCCTATTTTTTTCGCACATGCTCCTTAACATTCTTTAAGAATGGTTCAATGTCCtctaagtaattaaaaatttaaacaatacgGAAACGaagattttgaaatattattcgAACAATTCTGTTTTCCCCAATTCTTTTAAGGATTCAactgttttatttatatatatatatatatatatatatatatatatatatatatatatatatatatatatatatatatatattgaagtaAATTTTTTGTAACTTACTTTTATGCAAAGCATGTAactaatttttgtcattttaattttacaagaaTTTCTATCAGAAGTTGGcaactttttttaacaaaattctaGGAGTTAAGTATACGTTACTTTTCCAAATTTGTACTATAATTAGTAAGCCCGATGCATCAAAAACGTTCCCGGGAAATTGACTTGCCTATTTTGTTTAATTCTTTTCTTATCTAATGGACCCTGCCACCCTAATCCCATGTTTATACGTTGTCCAAAATGAAGGGAACTTTATTgctgatttaaattttaaaaaataagatcaaCAAGCACTTAAAAATTGCTACCAACCCAACCATTAGTTTGTGGTCTACTACAGCTAAACCGATCCCAGCTTGTATTACATCAGATTGTACCTTACTAAGCATGATTTGTATTTAAATACCTAGGATATAAGCACAAAGTGGGATTTGAGAACCAATGCTACTAGCTTTGATAATATATTTCAGTTAGGTCCTGCCACCCAAagcatttttatcattttttttcattattgacttttaaggaatagaaaaaaatttaatagcaaagattttatttttttaaagaatgttGATGATTTTGCCTTTGTCAATCATGCCATAACCGAATCAGCTGTCTCCTGCACAGTTCCATCATTATCCATGACTCTGTTATGTCTCACAACTGGGGAAATCAGCATCCATActgtttaaataaaataaaaaatgaaatctattaatatataaatttatcaaaCTGCCTAGTTATACTTCACTTTGGGAATCCACTATACTAGTTATTACTATCATGTTTTGATGTTTATGTGTACATCTCAAGGATAACGTTTCTCTTATTAATATGAGCAAGATTATGGTTGAAACTATTGAAAATTTGGATAACACTTTTTCCATGCAAGTAATAGTCATTCACTTACTATAAATTGTTGCTGCAAACCACTCATTGATAACTTTTACCCATGTACTTATCCAGCCAACATCAATGCTCCACCTGGTAGTTTGATGTGTGCATGATTCATATAAGAAGTGAAGAGCATATAAAATGCAAAATATCATCATATATAAAGCACTGATTATGATGTATTAGATTCCTTACTTTCTGGCGGAGCTATTCAGATCCCAGCTGATGAACAACATTGCAAAGTACATTGCCCCCAGGGAGAATACCATATGAAAAAATCCATAACTGTAAGGAATATCATCTTCATGTTCaactttgttttttgaaaactgGAAAGGACCAAAAAATTTACTTCAATATGTAGGAGACAAACATCA
It includes:
- the LOC100810925 gene encoding dirigent-like protein precursor, producing the protein MSLGSSATVFGVAMLLAFALMTMPMCMADTEPINIVELYMHDILGGSNPTARPVTGLLGSIYSGQVPFATPVGFNTPQGGIPIPNANGAIPKVNGVTGIPLGTGLAGTTFAPNNNNQNNAQLEIGPDGLGLGFGTITVIDDVLTSQIELGSQVVGKAQGVYVASSSDGTRQMMAFTALFEEGEYGDSLNFYGLYKIGSSMSQLSVLGGTGKFKNAKGFAELRPLIPPGQVSTDGAETLLRITVHLNY